One genomic window of Cystobacter ferrugineus includes the following:
- a CDS encoding antibiotic biosynthesis monooxygenase: MKRLLAAVLSSLVVTACGAEMAAPPPTKEPETDPCQRGVLEPDFQAASALQGPGVDANGQLSPGSYIISSTYLRMRSTVEAQTEFDAAVVDLNETLATQPGLLAIQFGGSESCNTKRTLTVWKDEASMYQFVASPPHRRAMLKVGVMSRGGGIVTSWAGDERGATWSEAIEHLARETRPTY, translated from the coding sequence ATGAAGCGCCTGCTCGCCGCCGTTCTGTCGTCCCTCGTCGTCACCGCATGCGGAGCCGAGATGGCCGCGCCGCCTCCCACCAAGGAGCCCGAAACCGATCCCTGCCAGCGTGGGGTGCTGGAGCCAGACTTCCAGGCGGCCTCCGCGCTCCAGGGCCCGGGCGTGGACGCCAATGGCCAACTGAGCCCCGGTTCCTACATCATCAGCAGCACCTATCTGCGTATGCGGTCCACGGTAGAGGCTCAGACGGAGTTCGACGCGGCGGTGGTCGACCTGAATGAAACCCTGGCGACACAGCCCGGACTGCTGGCCATCCAATTCGGCGGGTCCGAGTCCTGCAACACCAAACGGACACTGACGGTCTGGAAGGATGAGGCTTCCATGTACCAGTTCGTCGCCTCTCCGCCTCACCGCCGGGCCATGCTGAAGGTGGGGGTGATGAGCAGAGGGGGCGGCATCGTGACATCCTGGGCGGGCGACGAGCGGGGCGCCACCTGGAGCGAGGCGATTGAGCATCTCGCACGGGAGACGCGTCCCACCTACTGA
- a CDS encoding LytR/AlgR family response regulator transcription factor produces MLVDDEEPARRRLSRLLRGLPDVEVVGDAGDGEEALRRVEELRPDLLLLDVRMPGMDGLALAQRYRELPPLIFVTAHDDYAVRAFEAHAVDYLLKPVRPERLADALERARGRLLAKQAAVSRVLEAVAPVDSSCRIVTVSQGVFHFFDARSISRFWSSDKYTLFLAEQREQCTEESLTQLEERLRSHGFLRVHRGELIQLTHVKAVHSRNGEHEVELQDGQLARVSRRSASTLKAALGMKAR; encoded by the coding sequence TTGCTCGTCGATGATGAGGAGCCCGCGCGCCGCAGGCTCTCGCGGCTGTTGAGGGGTTTGCCCGACGTCGAGGTCGTCGGCGACGCCGGGGATGGCGAAGAGGCACTGCGACGGGTGGAGGAGCTGCGGCCCGACCTGCTGCTGCTGGACGTGCGCATGCCTGGGATGGACGGGCTGGCACTCGCCCAGCGCTACCGGGAGCTACCGCCCCTCATCTTCGTCACCGCCCACGATGACTACGCGGTCCGGGCCTTCGAGGCCCACGCCGTCGACTATCTGCTCAAGCCCGTGCGTCCCGAGCGGCTCGCCGACGCGCTCGAGCGCGCCCGCGGGCGACTGCTCGCGAAGCAGGCCGCGGTGTCGCGCGTGCTGGAGGCCGTGGCGCCAGTGGATTCCTCGTGCCGCATCGTCACGGTGAGCCAGGGCGTCTTCCACTTCTTCGATGCCCGGTCCATCTCGCGTTTCTGGAGCAGTGACAAATACACGCTCTTCCTCGCGGAACAGCGGGAGCAGTGCACCGAGGAGTCGCTGACCCAGTTGGAGGAGCGGCTGCGGAGCCATGGCTTCCTGCGCGTCCACCGGGGCGAGCTGATTCAGCTCACCCACGTGAAGGCCGTGCACTCCCGGAACGGGGAGCATGAGGTCGAGCTCCAGGATGGGCAGCTCGCCCGCGTGAGTCGGCGCTCCGCGTCCACGCTCAAGGCCGCGCTGGGGATGAAGGCGCGGTAA
- a CDS encoding sensor histidine kinase → MRASSDPTLGRIEDQEEPSPLLPVEMIWLYFVAPLATAPLLDKDFFTLPLAKSLHHVAAGYPIFFTLALTFHSLYIWVMPGLVRRLRTPLAQGVLHVAVGSGVPLVMVILVIHPLKVRLGVGLRYLVAQDILVATLISWMFLFPGLIVQRLRNTAARIERRALLAQRAALEAQLSALQARIQPHFFFNSLNTVASLISENPELAERTLERLAELFRYALDSGKSRFVSLERELDMTRDYLAIQTARFGARLRTHLAVDEQVTGLPLPPLVLQPLVENAILHGMDRREGVSVRVLVRREETWLHLEVIDDGPGPGASEHQGAQTGVKDLRERLRLLYGEQGTLTLEPVPGGGCRARLTLPSGGPPR, encoded by the coding sequence ATGCGCGCATCGTCCGACCCCACTCTGGGCCGCATCGAGGACCAGGAGGAGCCGAGTCCCCTGCTGCCCGTGGAGATGATCTGGCTGTACTTCGTCGCGCCGCTCGCCACCGCGCCCCTGCTCGACAAGGACTTCTTCACCCTGCCCCTCGCGAAGTCGCTCCACCACGTCGCCGCGGGCTACCCGATCTTCTTCACGCTCGCGCTCACCTTCCACTCCCTCTACATCTGGGTGATGCCCGGCCTCGTGAGGCGTCTGCGGACGCCCCTGGCCCAGGGCGTGTTACACGTCGCGGTGGGCTCCGGCGTCCCACTGGTGATGGTCATCCTCGTGATCCATCCACTCAAGGTGCGCCTGGGGGTAGGACTGCGGTACTTGGTAGCGCAAGACATCCTGGTGGCCACGCTCATCTCGTGGATGTTCCTGTTTCCCGGACTGATCGTGCAGCGGTTGCGCAACACGGCGGCGCGCATCGAGCGGCGGGCCCTCCTGGCGCAGCGCGCCGCGCTCGAGGCCCAACTCTCGGCCCTCCAGGCCCGCATCCAGCCCCACTTCTTCTTCAACAGCCTCAACACCGTCGCCAGTCTCATCTCCGAGAATCCCGAGCTGGCGGAGCGGACCCTCGAGCGGCTCGCGGAGCTCTTCCGCTATGCCCTGGACAGCGGGAAGAGCCGCTTCGTGAGCCTGGAGCGCGAGCTGGACATGACGCGCGACTACCTGGCCATCCAGACCGCCCGATTCGGCGCTCGCCTGCGCACGCACCTGGCCGTGGATGAGCAGGTCACCGGCCTCCCCCTGCCCCCCCTGGTGCTCCAGCCCCTGGTGGAGAATGCCATCCTCCACGGCATGGACCGGCGCGAGGGCGTGAGTGTGCGGGTGCTCGTGCGGAGGGAGGAGACGTGGCTCCACCTCGAGGTCATCGATGATGGGCCGGGGCCCGGGGCATCAGAGCACCAGGGCGCCCAGACGGGCGTGAAGGATCTGCGCGAGCGACTGCGCCTGCTCTACGGCGAGCAAGGCACGCTCACGCTGGAGCCCGTGCCTGGAGGTGGGTGTCGTGCACGGCTCACCCTTCCGAGCGGGGGGCCTCCCCGATGA
- a CDS encoding AraC family transcriptional regulator, protein MRGTATIGTGDQDWAVTPRSMLWLAGDMPHRVHTTADHHWRVLSFPPELVARATGWVEASGFVHDLVERIGHAPDPERPALLTAVLVDELVEPVPVNARLRRVTELVTLHPATSVAALSRAVGMSERTFRRWFRADVGTSFTRWHQQRIVDRAIEQLDRGDSVKCVAADLGYTSTSAFIAMFKRVMNVSPQRYLRSR, encoded by the coding sequence CTGCGCGGCACCGCGACCATCGGCACGGGCGATCAGGACTGGGCGGTAACGCCGCGCTCGATGTTGTGGCTCGCCGGCGACATGCCGCACCGCGTACACACCACGGCCGATCATCACTGGCGCGTGCTGTCATTCCCGCCCGAGCTCGTCGCGCGCGCCACGGGATGGGTCGAAGCCTCCGGGTTCGTGCACGACCTCGTCGAGCGCATCGGCCACGCGCCAGATCCGGAGCGCCCCGCTCTCCTCACGGCCGTCCTCGTCGACGAGCTTGTCGAACCGGTTCCGGTCAACGCGCGACTGCGCCGTGTGACCGAGCTCGTCACGCTGCATCCGGCGACGAGTGTGGCCGCGCTCTCACGCGCAGTCGGCATGTCCGAGCGCACGTTCCGTCGCTGGTTCCGCGCCGATGTCGGCACGAGCTTCACGCGCTGGCACCAGCAACGCATCGTCGATCGCGCGATCGAGCAACTCGACCGCGGCGACAGCGTGAAGTGCGTCGCGGCCGACCTCGGCTACACGAGCACGAGCGCGTTCATCGCGATGTTCAAGCGCGTCATGAACGTTTCGCCTCAACGCTATCTGCGTTCCCGCTAG
- a CDS encoding putative immunity protein: protein MSDANHRLLAIWAAACAEHVLHFFEEAQPEDERPRQAIGLARAWTRGEIPMRQAHKAAFVANAAARDVSGAAKLAAYSAGQAVAVAHVAAHELGAAAYAIRAVQAAAPEAEREQAGRRECQWQREQLPDEIRELVLDDQRLRNHVCWFVFDC, encoded by the coding sequence TTGAGCGATGCAAATCACCGCCTTCTTGCAATATGGGCTGCCGCATGCGCGGAGCATGTACTGCATTTCTTTGAAGAAGCACAACCCGAAGATGAGCGGCCGCGCCAGGCAATCGGGCTGGCTCGCGCCTGGACACGAGGCGAGATTCCAATGCGCCAAGCCCACAAGGCTGCTTTTGTTGCCAATGCCGCCGCCAGAGATGTGTCCGGCGCGGCAAAGCTTGCGGCCTACTCGGCTGGGCAGGCTGTAGCAGTGGCTCACGTGGCAGCGCATGAGTTGGGCGCGGCGGCCTATGCGATCAGGGCCGTGCAAGCTGCAGCTCCTGAAGCTGAGCGTGAACAAGCCGGCCGCCGGGAATGCCAATGGCAGCGTGAGCAGCTTCCAGACGAAATCCGGGAGCTAGTGCTTGACGACCAGCGGCTGCGCAATCATGTATGTTGGTTTGTATTCGATTGCTGA
- a CDS encoding DUF4135 domain-containing protein, whose translation MKSLLERKRCISAYKKDGRPAEGEDESGGAEEGRDRGRPSSAPVNTTPPGVALAQGPGAHSPWATPGAPESLSPRLRSSRTPRPASCLHTSSKRTRPARTSCVAARPGPIVVCAPPSAPPPPRQRTGSPPPAPASPLHGGEAVSGGQAPLDASTMGWLQRHVLEMLSRLAVDSELLGRTLFHGAPVPVLAGVLGDLGDPHGGRSVAVLQFEGGLHAVYKPKDLRITREVQAFCAFLNERGLPLSLHVRGWPRGWRRSVSTSRWHCSASSPHRWSLLRVSPRRMSGRWRRHASSGARYGGATPSPSRGGGAGAGGGEPMGGRDGGEASEGAHAPLEPGRAAAPCVRLGRVHLRAVCRSAIEYKPTYMIAQPLVVKH comes from the coding sequence ATGAAGAGTCTTCTGGAGAGAAAACGATGCATTTCGGCGTATAAGAAGGATGGGAGGCCCGCTGAAGGCGAGGACGAGAGCGGAGGGGCCGAGGAGGGCCGCGACAGAGGCCGGCCGAGCAGTGCGCCAGTCAACACCACGCCGCCTGGGGTGGCCCTCGCGCAGGGGCCAGGCGCGCACTCGCCGTGGGCAACCCCAGGTGCTCCAGAATCGCTCTCCCCCCGCCTGCGCTCTTCACGTACGCCAAGACCCGCCTCCTGCCTCCACACCTCGAGCAAGCGAACACGTCCAGCGCGAACGTCCTGCGTAGCAGCCCGGCCTGGTCCAATCGTGGTGTGCGCTCCTCCTTCGGCTCCTCCACCGCCGCGACAAAGGACGGGCTCTCCTCCTCCGGCTCCGGCCTCGCCCCTGCATGGGGGAGAGGCCGTGTCCGGCGGCCAAGCTCCACTCGATGCGAGCACGATGGGGTGGCTACAGCGGCATGTCCTCGAGATGCTGTCGCGGCTCGCCGTGGATTCGGAGCTGCTGGGCAGGACGCTCTTCCACGGCGCTCCCGTGCCGGTTCTCGCTGGCGTCCTTGGAGATCTCGGCGATCCGCACGGTGGCCGCTCGGTGGCGGTCCTTCAGTTCGAGGGGGGGCTCCACGCCGTCTACAAGCCGAAGGATCTGCGCATCACGCGCGAGGTCCAGGCGTTCTGCGCCTTCCTGAACGAGCGAGGGCTGCCCCTGTCCTTGCACGTCCGCGGCTGGCCTCGCGGCTGGCGGAGGAGCGTCTCCACGAGTCGGTGGCACTGCTCGGCGTCCTCGCCGCACCGCTGGTCATTGCTCCGGGTGTCCCCGCGGAGGATGTCGGGGCGCTGGCGCCGCCACGCGTCTTCAGGAGCCCGTTACGGCGGGGCCACGCCCTCTCCCTCGAGAGGGGGCGGAGCCGGGGCCGGAGGAGGAGAGCCCATGGGTGGCCGCGACGGTGGCGAAGCCTCGGAAGGAGCGCACGCCCCGCTTGAACCGGGCAGGGCTGCTGCGCCGTGCGTTCGCCTTGGACGTGTTCACCTGCGTGCGGTGTGTCGGTCAGCAATCGAATACAAACCAACATACATGATTGCGCAGCCGCTGGTCGTCAAGCACTAG
- a CDS encoding DUF1028 domain-containing protein, with product MKSFKRGLLVVSSLMLASMSALAAAPAPTTNPRRLGTRAIVACDPVEKSCGVASISFPAGISGLVPYGRPDVAVATMFYPSVDDAEAILARTAAGDTAQGAVDFVFSVDPYANYRQLAAVKLNPDGTVTVGQRTGEQNTQHRCAVKGTTFVVQANNQTTPAMCGAMAQGFQAAKGSLPQRLLAALKAGALVGGDRNGERSGVIRVWSAENEAAFYTHVLVDAVVHSSSNALKELDVEMNRYQASVAAPYEADLIPLDSETSKYVKLVLSKLGYYNGRVDTSWNDADEQALYDFNWNNLFFLKPTVVVNGVRKIDRPLVRFLINADLGALLPATTATP from the coding sequence ATGAAGTCCTTCAAGCGTGGCTTGCTCGTTGTCTCGTCCCTGATGCTCGCTTCCATGTCCGCCCTCGCGGCGGCACCGGCTCCCACCACCAACCCGCGGCGTCTGGGCACACGCGCCATCGTCGCGTGCGACCCCGTGGAGAAGTCGTGCGGCGTGGCCAGCATCTCCTTCCCCGCGGGCATCAGCGGCCTGGTGCCCTACGGCCGTCCGGATGTGGCGGTGGCCACCATGTTCTACCCCTCGGTGGATGACGCCGAGGCGATCCTCGCCCGCACCGCCGCGGGCGACACGGCCCAGGGCGCCGTCGACTTCGTGTTCTCCGTGGACCCGTACGCGAACTACCGCCAGCTCGCCGCGGTGAAGCTCAACCCGGACGGCACCGTCACGGTGGGCCAGCGCACCGGCGAGCAGAACACCCAGCACCGCTGCGCCGTGAAGGGCACCACCTTCGTGGTGCAGGCCAACAACCAGACCACCCCGGCTATGTGCGGGGCCATGGCCCAGGGCTTCCAGGCGGCCAAAGGCAGCCTGCCGCAGCGGCTGCTCGCGGCGCTCAAGGCGGGGGCCCTCGTGGGCGGTGACCGCAACGGCGAGCGCTCTGGCGTCATCCGCGTCTGGAGCGCGGAGAACGAAGCGGCCTTCTATACGCACGTGCTGGTGGACGCCGTGGTCCACAGCAGCTCGAATGCGCTGAAGGAGCTGGACGTGGAGATGAACCGCTACCAGGCCAGCGTCGCCGCGCCGTACGAAGCGGACCTCATCCCGCTCGACTCGGAGACCTCCAAGTACGTGAAGCTCGTGCTGAGCAAGCTCGGGTACTACAACGGCCGCGTGGACACCTCGTGGAACGACGCCGACGAGCAGGCCCTGTACGACTTCAACTGGAACAACCTCTTCTTCCTCAAGCCCACCGTGGTGGTGAACGGCGTGCGGAAGATTGACAGGCCCCTGGTCCGGTTCCTGATCAACGCGGACCTGGGCGCGCTCCTGCCCGCGACGACCGCGACCCCGTGA
- a CDS encoding acyl-CoA dehydrogenase family protein, with the protein MATSSTPPCPAPTSPTCFVDDLLSAEEKAARDSVARFMDAEVLPITGRHFRDGAFPAD; encoded by the coding sequence GTGGCGACGTCAAGCACGCCGCCATGCCCCGCGCCGACATCACCGACCTGTTTCGTCGACGACCTGCTGTCCGCCGAGGAGAAGGCCGCTCGCGACTCCGTGGCTCGCTTCATGGACGCGGAGGTGCTGCCCATCACCGGGCGGCACTTCCGCGACGGCGCCTTCCCCGCTGATTGA
- a CDS encoding SMI1/KNR4 family protein, with product MATYMSRLLEEVSRDHFPYPPATPEEIEEFERRVGWRLDADLRAFYLHCNGAELIERLPDSPYRILPLSQVVRARVAIFGKKNDDDAHGPASMWAICDVQDGNYVLVDVARKENDHYPLTDGYHEAWPNPKYCGPVASSFSEFLEQVLRTRRGLFWLGE from the coding sequence ATGGCCACGTACATGAGCCGCCTGCTCGAAGAGGTCTCCCGTGATCACTTCCCGTATCCCCCCGCCACGCCCGAGGAGATTGAGGAGTTCGAGCGGCGGGTCGGCTGGCGGTTGGACGCGGATCTGCGGGCCTTCTACCTGCACTGCAACGGGGCGGAGCTGATTGAGCGGTTGCCGGACTCTCCCTATCGCATCCTCCCACTGTCACAGGTTGTCCGGGCACGAGTGGCCATCTTCGGGAAGAAGAACGACGATGACGCGCATGGGCCCGCATCGATGTGGGCCATCTGCGACGTCCAGGACGGCAACTACGTGCTGGTGGACGTGGCCCGCAAGGAGAACGACCACTACCCCCTGACGGACGGCTATCACGAGGCATGGCCCAACCCGAAATACTGCGGGCCAGTCGCCAGCTCCTTCTCGGAGTTCTTGGAGCAGGTGCTGCGGACCCGGCGCGGCCTCTTCTGGTTGGGGGAGTGA
- a CDS encoding PIN domain-containing protein — translation MTGPKKKKEEDIVDAVAKVNPGVVHVILDTSALRKEVSPDSTALQRLQELVDKHVVEVLVPELVPRELATQLAAEWKKWQHKGEKDPQKVLSWCSPGEMTTKAESALGHVSEFSEQVEKLLVDGINQRILTLRARLLHLSEASTRAAWDMYFKGEGPMKQAKSREDIPDAFIVAAALEEQSRIGKTIHLVSADERMRKSMPKDRFVGHETLSAFNISQDIRDALKAAEPPNAGELPEPPTEAHWREHVQEAISQQMDSVQSGVENSLWDALHGKSVTAGHLPSDDNSAELTGDGSIEEFKLDLGDMDDLGHESILVPATLTIVDALADFFAFKADFWASDEDADTHFSVSEGDWNDHYLAAQAYLTLKVKALIRVDLEYDENKEPIVATALIENIESIEVQEPEWWTEKMASRRRVKK, via the coding sequence GTGACCGGACCCAAGAAGAAGAAAGAGGAGGACATCGTTGATGCAGTAGCGAAAGTGAATCCTGGCGTTGTTCACGTAATCTTGGACACCTCCGCTCTCCGCAAGGAGGTATCACCCGACAGCACTGCTCTTCAGCGGCTCCAAGAGTTGGTGGACAAGCATGTTGTCGAGGTTCTGGTGCCGGAGCTTGTTCCCCGAGAATTGGCAACCCAGTTGGCAGCAGAGTGGAAGAAGTGGCAGCACAAGGGAGAGAAAGATCCGCAGAAGGTTCTCTCCTGGTGCAGTCCCGGCGAAATGACGACAAAGGCGGAGTCCGCACTGGGGCACGTTAGCGAGTTCTCCGAACAGGTGGAGAAGCTGCTGGTCGATGGAATTAATCAACGCATCCTCACGCTACGCGCTCGGCTCCTGCATCTGTCGGAAGCTTCGACACGCGCGGCATGGGATATGTACTTCAAAGGCGAAGGCCCCATGAAACAAGCCAAAAGCCGCGAAGATATTCCCGATGCGTTCATCGTGGCTGCCGCCCTTGAAGAGCAGAGCCGCATCGGGAAGACCATACATCTGGTGAGTGCGGACGAGCGGATGCGTAAGAGCATGCCCAAGGACAGGTTCGTAGGGCATGAGACGCTGAGCGCGTTCAACATATCACAAGACATACGAGATGCGCTGAAAGCAGCTGAGCCCCCTAATGCTGGCGAATTGCCCGAGCCACCCACTGAAGCTCATTGGCGAGAGCACGTGCAAGAGGCCATTTCTCAGCAGATGGACTCTGTCCAGAGCGGTGTTGAGAATTCGCTCTGGGACGCTCTTCACGGGAAGTCCGTTACGGCAGGTCACCTGCCGTCAGACGACAACTCGGCCGAACTCACGGGCGACGGCTCGATCGAAGAATTCAAGCTCGACCTGGGAGACATGGACGATCTCGGACACGAATCGATCCTCGTTCCTGCAACCCTCACTATCGTCGACGCCTTGGCGGACTTCTTTGCATTCAAGGCTGACTTCTGGGCCAGTGATGAAGATGCGGATACTCATTTCTCTGTGTCGGAAGGAGATTGGAACGACCACTACTTGGCAGCGCAGGCCTATCTGACCCTGAAGGTCAAGGCGCTCATCCGAGTTGATCTCGAATACGACGAGAACAAAGAGCCCATAGTTGCCACGGCCCTCATCGAGAACATCGAGTCCATCGAGGTGCAGGAACCGGAATGGTGGACGGAGAAGATGGCGTCCAGGCGCCGCGTGAAAAAGTAG